Genomic segment of Serinicoccus hydrothermalis:
GGCGCTACCGCGACCAGCTCATGGCGGACGCCGGCTACAGCTGAGCGCCCGGGGCCGACGGCATCTCGTCGTCGAGGGACTGCGGCCGCAGCAGTGCGGCGGTGAGCCCGCAGACCGCGGCGAGCAGCAGCAGCCCGGCCCCGAGCATGAGCACCACGCCGACGACGTAGGGCCAGGCGCGCTCCGGGACGGAGTCGCTGCGCGACCAGGCATACGTGCCGGCCAGGGTGGCGAGCAGCGTCGTGATGGCGGCGATGCCGCCCAGGCCGCGGGAGCGTCGCGCGTTGACGAACCATCCTCCGACGACCCCCAGCACACCCCCGACGGCGGCCACGACCCCGGACCAGACCATCAGGGACGTCGTCAGCTCCCCCGCGTCACCGGGGAGCACCTGCGTCGTGGCGTAGACCGCCACCAGGCCGGCGAGCACGCCGCCGACCAGGCCCCCCAGGATCGCCATCCAGTTGAACCTCATGGTCGCCTCTCGTCCGGAGCCCGTCACGGTACGGGCCGGGGCACAGTCAACCACGGGCCCGCCCGCCCCACCAGGGGCCGCACCGCTCTCAGCGGGACCGGACCGCCTCGTCGTAGATCGCCCTGGCCGCGAGCCCGGTCCGCGCGGCGAGGTCCCGGGTGACGTCCTTGAGGCGCTCCCCCGCCTCGACCCGCTCCAGGACCTCGGGTATGACCTCGGCCGGGTCGGTGACCGCCGCCCGGCTCGCGGGGCGGCCCGCCACGACGACCGTGATCTCGCCCTTGACGCCGTCGGCGGCCCACGTCGCCAGCTCGGCCAGCGGACCGCGCCGGACCTCCTCGTAGGTCTTGGTGAGCTCCCGGCAGACGGCGGCGTCCCGGTCCTCGCCGAGGACGGCAGCCATCGAGGTCAGGGTCGCGGCGAGGCGGTGCGGAGCCTCGAAGAAGACCATGGTGCGCGGCTCGTCGGCCAGCGCGCCGAGTGCGCGCTCCCGCTCCCCCTGCTTGCGGGGCAGGAAGCCCTCGAAGCAGAAGCGGTCGACCGGCAGACCGCTCACCGCGAGCGCCATGAGCACGGCCGACGGGCCGGGCACGCAGGTCACCGGCAGGTCGGCCGCGACGCACGCCTGGACCAGGCGGTAGCCGGGGTCGGAGACCGAGGGCATACCCGCGTCGGTCACGAGCAGCACCCGCGCCCCCTCGCCGATCCGCTCGACCAGCTCCGGGGTGCGGGCCGCCTCGTTGTGCTCGTGGTAGCTCACGACCTCACCGCCGACGTCGACCCCGAGGCGGTCGGTCAGCCGGCGCAGCCGCCGGGTGTCCTCGGCCGCGACGACGTCGGCCCCGGCCAGCTCCTGCAGCAGGCGCGGGCTGGCGTCTCGGGAGTCGCCGATAGGGGTGGCGGCCAGGACGAGGGCAGAGCGGTCCTGAGGCATGGTGGGACGGACGCGCTCGCGGCGTCAGTCGTCGAAGGAGCCGCCGTAGCCGGCGCGCCGGTAGTCGGCGTTGAGCTGGCTGATGACGTTGAGCGGGATGCCCTTGGGACAGGCGCGGGTGCACTCGCCCAGGTTGGTGCAGCCGCCGAAGCCC
This window contains:
- the rsmI gene encoding 16S rRNA (cytidine(1402)-2'-O)-methyltransferase — encoded protein: MPQDRSALVLAATPIGDSRDASPRLLQELAGADVVAAEDTRRLRRLTDRLGVDVGGEVVSYHEHNEAARTPELVERIGEGARVLLVTDAGMPSVSDPGYRLVQACVAADLPVTCVPGPSAVLMALAVSGLPVDRFCFEGFLPRKQGERERALGALADEPRTMVFFEAPHRLAATLTSMAAVLGEDRDAAVCRELTKTYEEVRRGPLAELATWAADGVKGEITVVVAGRPASRAAVTDPAEVIPEVLERVEAGERLKDVTRDLAARTGLAARAIYDEAVRSR